ACAATGGCAGACATCAAAagctcctttttttaaaagaaaatatgaactAGGGGTGGTGTGGATGTTTCAAATACATGCAGATGTTCTATTATGACTTCATTTcgcctttttgttttttattttcacccACATTCTCTATCTATCTAAGCATTTCTACTAAACTTTTAGGTTATCAAACTTTTATCATCTGTCTTCAACTAATAACATCCCTGTTGAAAAGTACAAGATAGAGGTCAAATGGCACCGTATAGTTCAACAAGGCAATAGATTTTCACAAATGCattataattgaaaatatagcaaacaacaaatgaaaatcatGATAATTACTCCAACGGCATCACCAATAGCATCCGCTAAATTGCCAAAATCAAGAGACAGTAATTTTGTTGGTGGTGTCCAAGGAAGACTGCTATTCTGCAAAATGATAATCCGTGTCAAGGTACTAAAACTTGTTAAGACTTGTATAGAAAGAAGGAGTAACTGTGGAAGGTAAATGGGACAGACCACCCATCCCCGGGGTCCTTCTGCGCCATCTTTTATGGCATACGCAGCTTTGAACCCATTTACAGTGACTAACTCTGCAACCAGTTCGGAGTTCCCATCAAATCTGGCTTCCATCAGAAATTAAGCAGCATTAGCTTCATATATTGGCTTTTGGAATAACAAAAATCCAGTCACAACATCACAAGCATGTTAAAATGGAAGTCAAGGAAACAACAATACAATCAGGATCCAGTTCATGATAGAATAAAATTGGAATATCAACAAGCTGTTCTTTTCCCATCTCATTTATTTACTATACGAAGTTATTCAGTTCAGCTTGATTCCATCCCTTTTCCCCACCCACTGGAAGCATTGCTTGTCACAACCAAAGTTGATATTGTTGCACTAGATATGAAAATTTCTAGGAAATTGTAGGAAAACCAAGGTCTTTTAAGTGAAAAATGAGTTGCATTGTGTGAAATATCTTCTTCATGTAAATTGTTCCttctcaaaattaattgtttgtGTGAATTAATTGCATAATGTACATTATCATGTAAGATTTCCTTTTGCTGTAAAAATATTGATGCCTACATAAACCAATTGCATAATGTACACTAGCAGGCATTTGATAGTATCTTTTGGAATAACCTCAGCAATTGATGAGTAATTCATAAGGAAtcaggaaagaaaaaactataGAATCGGGTGTTAAATCTTACTTATCTAGGACGAACAATGTGGTATTTTCTGGTTCCTTGAACTTCAAAGAGAGCTTCTTTAAGAAACCTGGCTTATCTTCACCTTTGTAAACAATTGGCACCGCCTTCTTCCCCAGACCCCGGACATCCGGTGTACCAACTTGCCTAAACTCAGCTGGTGATCTGATATCAAGCAACTGAGCATTGGCATCATCACCCAATTTTGCGTAAGCATTTCTTGCAGTATCAACACCCCATGGCTTGGGAGGCTTCAGAACCTGAGACAAAACCAAGGGAACAGCCAAAATGGCAAAACCACCAGCTATAACTGCAGGGTTCTCAGTCACAAAAGCAGTAACATTATCAAGAATCCCACTTGCTTCCAAGTCTCCCCCTGTACTGGTACTCACAGATTGCCCCAATGCTTCTTCATATGTCAAAGCTTTGGCAAACCCAGTATTGAAAACAGAAGATAAAAGCAACAGGCCACCATGAAAGCTCCTAGATGAAGACTCCTGTGAAGCTTGTGGGGTGGTGCTAAGACTTGTGGAATTTGAGAATTTGGGTAGGGAAATGGTGGGCAGTGATGGAAATTTTCTGGGTTCTTTTTTTCTGTCACCAAGAACAGATATGGTGGTCAAGCTTGCTGCATTGAGGGCCTCCATGGCATAATTATATGTAAGAAGCAGAGAAACACTCTTTGGGGGTCTCAGAAAACTGATGGAAAAGCCGGAAACATCATATGACCTTAGAGATGGATGGATGGTTTATGcagaatttttgtttctttctagGATGATGCAAGGCTTTACAAGCCTTAGCTTCAGCGGGTGCAAATTGACTGGTGCCTTTTGGGTGGAGGGTGGTGCTGACGTGTCATGCAGGATGAGAACTTGGCCATTCAACGCATGACACGTGGTAAGTAAGGATTGCGAGGTTGTTGATCATTTTATGTTGTTGATGGCAAGGGCATGATGACTTTGCGTTGTACATGTTTGTGTGGCTGAGAAAAAAGGTTCCCAGAAGTACTGAGAAACTGTGCAGCAGTACAGACTACACTACGCCGGAAGTGGCTCCTAGAGCCTTCCCCAAACCTTAAACCAAGGatttaaaatttgggtttaaattaaaatttgtgaTTGGATAACTCTTtttgaaataacaaaaaatgagTTTCATCCCAAACTTCCCATCTGTCTTCAGAAATAGTTAAGATGCACTGAAAGGGCTAGCCTGCCTGCTAATTTGATCAGGTGGATAGTAGCCTGGCCATTCAATTACAGTATGAACTTCGAAGcaagaaggaaaaaccaaATCTGTTACATTCATCCATATGATCATAAAATTCTTTACAAGATGATGTAATcctagtattattatttttcttcaaatgtAGTGACCTGAGAATTTTTCAAACTATTGCCACCTCTAACTAAAACTTTGTTATTCCGTGGACAGAAAAGTTCAAcccaaaatgaacaaaattttgttaCGTGTAGAAGATCAAATGAGGACTGCATCACAAAAGATCAAAAAAGTAATCCAGACCTTGCCCAATTTCCCATATCGAGACTCCACATCCCCATTTATGAGCTTCCTCTAGCCGCATGGAAATTGACATCAGGGATGGATAGAACACAGCGTGGTTGTTATATTCATCATCAGAGTAAAAGAACAAATGTTCTGCACTCTTTTTTTCCCATCGCATCACAGGCCTGTGCTTCTCCAACAAGGACAGGTAATCCCTTCCAGTGACAGCACCACCACCTGGAcctgcaatttttttttttttaataacattgAGTACTCTcttcataaaatgaaaaacaaaggaagaaTTCATTGGCATGCAATTTCAAGTAAACTTCGAGAGATGTACTAGACaatgaaatgaattttttttaacccaGAGACGATGGTAGACGCTTCAGATAAGTAATCAAATCTACGATGTTACAGATGATCAATCCAGATCCAATATAGTCGTCATGCAAAATTGCAATGTTTCCTTGTTCTCCTAATATGTTCCTAGGACAAATTGGATTGTAACTTGGACAGGCACTATTAAAACCTCTAACCCACCAAACCTGCCCATGGCCACCCCTCATTGAAACTCATAAGACACCCATCATATTTCACTCCCTAGGAGAAAGAGCAACCAAGAAATGATAAAACAAATATAGATTCTCCAAATCGACAACAAAAATTGTATagatagaaaagaaaaagaaaaatacctCCGGAGAGGGCAAAATCATTCCCATAGAAATTGATGCCAAGAAATATCTTGTGGGCCAGAGCACTGTTTTTATCAGTACCAAGGAGCAGCTGCAGGGTTGAATGAATCCACTTCAGAGGTGCATTGGGACCTGGATTTTGAGGCCCCGAGAAGTCATACATCATCAGTGAAAATCCATCCACAGCATCACCCAAGCTCCGAAGATCTTTAGGTCCAAAATCGTGCTCTTGGAGCTTCTCTGAATGTGGTGGACCTATAACATAAACCAACTGCAACCGTTGCTTATCATTCCTCTCTAAGGTCACAGCATGCAGTGCATCTCCAAGCTCTTTTATAAACTGCAATGCCTACACTTGCAGAACAATATAGATTCCTCAGATCTTACATATTTGAAAGAGGACAGTTTACAAGCTactaacacacacacacacacacacacacacacatagagagagagagagagagagagagagagagagagagagagagagagagcaaaatTAGTACTTTACCAAATTCCTCATGCTTGGATCATGCAAAATCCTGTAAGCTGCCCACCTTGACCAAGATTCCAGCACGATACCATCATATCCCATTTCcctgaaaagaaataaatccCCCAAAACCTAAAATTacacttttttaaaataaaaaagtggtTAGATATAAAGAAAATCGACCTTAATATTGGTAGACTACACAAATATTAAATAGTAACCAAAGTCCAACACAGTCAGAAGCCTATTGTGTAGATTCTGGGCATAATATCTtaagaaaaacatacaaaaacaGTCTAGATTGGAGGCCTACTTGCACTCGTTTACTAGAAGAGTAATAGCTTTACtcctctgcttcttctttgtcAGCAGCTCGGCTGGAAATGCTTCCAGAACAACTCTAGGCAATACCTGTACATTAGAAAGGTATTGTACATATGAGACTATCAGTCCATCTAGATTAAAATGTGTCTCAAATAAAAGCAAAGGCAATATATCTAGGACTTATCAACAAAGATTTAAATTCTTTCTAAGTCGAGAATGTATTGATGAGACCTCTCCAATTTTATAACATGCCTACCCAAATTTTTCAATCACAGGTCCTGAATAGAAACCAAATCAAGAGCAAACAAGCAAGATCTACTCCTGCTAAGTCTTATTCTGGCTTTTAATGTGTTCTTGCAGAATATACCAAAGCCAATAGTTTGCCATTTACCAAAAAGAGGAGTGTAGTTATAAAAATCTTCTCCATACCCAAACATCTCCTGCCATTCTAAGCTCTGAGATCCATCCCATATCAGCATTATGCCTACCTTCCAGAATTAAGCCTGTCCCTTGACTGATGacaaaaagaataaattacTAAAAACTCATCCAGCAATGAAATTGTTACTCACCTGGTTCAAAACAGACACCAACTACATCACTTTGTCAAACTAAGAAAACTGGAAGCGTACCTCTTTAGATCATACCATACGGGAGATAAATGTGTAAACTTCGAGTTGAACCTTTTCACCATATCATAGCCCTTGGAATTCCTGCACAATTTGATGTGTGAAAAGGAGTTCACAAACATTTCAAGCTCACTAATGCAAATATGTCTGATATGATTATATGAGAAACTCAGCTATACAAACTACTAACCAGATACCTACGTTGTCAGACAACATCAAACTTTTATAACCAAAAACTGTGCAGAATCATATCAAATGCACCAAGCTATCTCAAACCAAAAGACCGGCACTTCGTATGGACGAAAGGCTAATAAACCTCGATTCAGAGTGTGTTAGGGACCAAATGACTTCCTcaacttttaaatatttaaattccaaattcttttcttttcctgtttGAAATGTTAACTAAAATTCTTGTTGTATTTGGTTCCACAGGATGTGCTAGAGAATGGAATTCGAACACCTAAATTTTACAGAGAATAGAATGCAATCCCAAAAGGCATGGCCAAACAGACTGTAAAACATACCATGGAGTGATGTAGGCCAATACAGGGTACTTATAGTGCCTGCCAGTCGTATTTTCTGAGACCTTCGCATTTTCCTGAAATTCCCacaacaaattaacaataaTAACATGAACTTTATTTCTCAATTTCACGATGATACAAAACAGAGTGGTGGAGCATAAAATTTTCTGTTTGGCTGCTGAGAAATCTGGGAAAAGCTTGAGACAAATCCAAACACTAAAAATTTCTTA
The Prunus dulcis chromosome 2, ALMONDv2, whole genome shotgun sequence DNA segment above includes these coding regions:
- the LOC117617188 gene encoding rhodanese-like domain-containing protein 4, chloroplastic; this translates as MEALNAASLTTISVLGDRKKEPRKFPSLPTISLPKFSNSTSLSTTPQASQESSSRSFHGGLLLLSSVFNTGFAKALTYEEALGQSVSTSTGGDLEASGILDNVTAFVTENPAVIAGGFAILAVPLVLSQVLKPPKPWGVDTARNAYAKLGDDANAQLLDIRSPAEFRQVGTPDVRGLGKKAVPIVYKGEDKPGFLKKLSLKFKEPENTTLFVLDKFDGNSELVAELVTVNGFKAAYAIKDGAEGPRGWVNSSLPWTPPTKLLSLDFGNLADAIGDAVGEGSGSLSVSLGIAAATGLGLLAFTELETILQLLGSAALVQFASKKLLFAEDRKATLQEVDKFLTTKVAPKELVDDIKQIGTALLPVSVTRKGLPAPAEATPEPTAANDTVQKAEAGVEPKVEAAAESAPEINSVPKPEVKAESLPRISKPLSPFPYYPDFKPPASPRPSQP
- the LOC117617189 gene encoding chitinase domain-containing protein 1 isoform X2 encodes the protein MANKRDRRVAPSSNRGKDRVELSDQSSDPKLTITLVLSFCVAAAAAVLAYRIKYAHPITNRAQSYVHQRGLVKIDVNYQEILTENAKVSENTTGRHYKYPVLAYITPWNSKGYDMVKRFNSKFTHLSPVWYDLKSQGTGLILEGRHNADMGWISELRMAGDVWVLPRVVLEAFPAELLTKKKQRSKAITLLVNECKEMGYDGIVLESWSRWAAYRILHDPSMRNLALQFIKELGDALHAVTLERNDKQRLQLVYVIGPPHSEKLQEHDFGPKDLRSLGDAVDGFSLMMYDFSGPQNPGPNAPLKWIHSTLQLLLGTDKNSALAHKIFLGINFYGNDFALSGGPGGGAVTGRDYLSLLEKHRPVMRWEKKSAEHLFFYSDDEYNNHAVFYPSLMSISMRLEEAHKWGCGVSIWEIGQGLDYFFDLL
- the LOC117617189 gene encoding chitinase domain-containing protein 1 isoform X1 — its product is MANKRDRRVAPSSNRGKDRVELSDQSSDPKLTITLVLSFCVAAAAAVLAYRIKYAHPITNRAQSYVHQRGLVKIDVNYQEILTASTTLENAKVSENTTGRHYKYPVLAYITPWNSKGYDMVKRFNSKFTHLSPVWYDLKSQGTGLILEGRHNADMGWISELRMAGDVWVLPRVVLEAFPAELLTKKKQRSKAITLLVNECKEMGYDGIVLESWSRWAAYRILHDPSMRNLALQFIKELGDALHAVTLERNDKQRLQLVYVIGPPHSEKLQEHDFGPKDLRSLGDAVDGFSLMMYDFSGPQNPGPNAPLKWIHSTLQLLLGTDKNSALAHKIFLGINFYGNDFALSGGPGGGAVTGRDYLSLLEKHRPVMRWEKKSAEHLFFYSDDEYNNHAVFYPSLMSISMRLEEAHKWGCGVSIWEIGQGLDYFFDLL